The Medicago truncatula cultivar Jemalong A17 chromosome 7, MtrunA17r5.0-ANR, whole genome shotgun sequence genome includes the window CTGAGCACTATGATTTCGCATCCCAAGGATTCATGTAGCATGATTTTTGAGACATATGGTGCTGTGTGCTTtcatgatttttgaaaaattcaatattCTGTCTTGGTGATTAGGGAATCTTGATATGCTATACACTTGGCTGCAATTTTTTATCAGGACCAATagcttttaaattattttaatcataaagTTTCAGATATCCTTTCAATTGTTTTCGGATAAGTGGCTTTATTCCTTTTGCAGTATGATCTCGAATATTAGCTATCTTCTATTGATACGCACCgagaaaagtttatttttttggtttcacttatCTGGTTATCAGTGATCAAGTTTTGTGCTTTTGTAGTACTAAACATATACTTTGTTGTTTTGTGTAGCTTGAACAATGGCGGAAACCTTTCTATTTACATCTGAATCAGTGAACGAGGGTCACCCCGACAAGCTGTGCGACCAGATCTCTGATGCAGTGCTCGATGCCTGTCTTGAACAGGATCCTGACAGCAAGGTTGCCTGTGAGACTTGCACCAAGACTAACATGGTCATGGTCTTTGGAGAAATAACAACCAAGGCCAATGTAGACTATGAGAAGATCGTTCGTGACACATGCCGCACCATTGGATTCATCTCTGATGATGTTGGTCTTGATGCCGACAAATGCAAGGTCTTGGTTAACATTGAGCAGCAGAGTCCTGATATTGCTCAGGGTGTTCACGGACACTTCACCAAGCGCCCGGAGGAGGTTGGTGCTGGTGACCAGGGTCACATGTTTGGCTATGCTACTGATGAAACCCCTGAATTGATGCCTTTGACCCATGTCCTTGCAACCAAACTTGGTTCTCGTCTTACCGAGGTTAGGAAGAATGGTACCTGCGCTTGGTTGAGACCTGACGGCAAGACACAAGTTACCATCGAGTACTACAATGAGAACGGTGCTATGGTTCCAGTTCGTGTCCACACTGTCCTCATTTCTACTCAACACGACGAGACTGTCAGTAACGACCAGATTGCTGCTGATCTTAAGGAACATGTTATCAAGCCTGTTATTCCCGAGAAGTACTTGGATGAGAAGACAATCTTCCACCTTAACCCTTCTGGACGCTTTGTCATTGGTGGTCCCCATGGTGATGCCGGTCTCACCGGAAGAAAGATTATAATTGATACTTATGGTGGCTGGGGTGCTCACGGTGGAGGTGCCTTCTCAGGAAAGGACCCAACCAAGGTTGACAGAAGTGGTGCCTATGTTGTAAGGCAGGCAGCCAAGAGTATAGTGGCCAACGGTCTTGCTCGCAGATGCATTGTTCAAGTTTCATATGCCATTGGTGTGCCTGAACCTTTGTCGGTCTTTGTTGACAGTTATGGAACTGGAAAGATTCCTGACAGGGAGATTCTTCAAATTGTGAAGGAGAATTTCGACTTCAGACCTGGAATGATCACCATAAACTTGGACCTTAAGAGGGGTGGCAACAGCAGGTTTCTTAAGACAGCTGCTTATGGACACTTTGGAAGGGATGATCCTGACTTCACATGGGAAGTTGTGAAACCACTCAAGTGGGAGAAGCCTCAAGCTTAAGAATTGTGTTGCGGATTTATATTCGTCCCTTTGACGGTTGTCTTATTAGGTGTGGATGAATAATTTGCGTGTTTAGTTaattgttgctacttttgttgTTTCGTCGTTTTActtacaatttaatttttgtaatggAATGTTATGTTATTGTTACCTTGGTGcaatatttttaagaattttgtcACATTtatgtatgttattttttctaagtGCGTCCAAAATATCATTCTCACATAATTGGAACTTTGTGTCCAAAATATCTTTTATAAGTTCTCCGTTCAGAGTAGCTACTTTAACTAATGTTCCTCATCGTAGTCTAAAaacatttctttatttttttttgtttaaaaataaataaataaataaaaacgttTCAACTTGGCAAATGGAAACACCGTTTTATAGTATGTTAttgatgtttaattaaaaaaattacaatctgttgagttaaaaaaaaaaaaaaactaaaatcattttcaaagtaACATACTTCTGAGTTTGAAAATTTCTTATTTAAGTTTCACAAAGGTACAATAcgttcttttaaaaataaaaaaaaggtaaaatgtGTGCTCTTATTCTCACAAacctattattattttcatgttATAGCCACATTTTATGATGAAGtattgatatttgaacaatcatatgTAATAACTTATGTGAtaatttcttgtttcttttttttcattggtcaaaatcaatggaaagagaaaaagaaagagagagaataagagtataatgtaagtatgagagaaaatTGTCGAAAAGTTGTATCAAAgtggttatacaaatatcatttctttttatgATGTGTGATTGTGTGGTAGTTAATTGGTAGGTGTTGTGGTGTCAACTAGGTTAAAATTGTTACAGCCACGTCAAAAACCATCATCTTACAgcaaatatttttggttttcatgtTGAATAATGAATGTTAATTACTTCTGAATTAACAACCCAATCAACACAATTTTTCAcctttccttttttattattaattttaaaaatcaagtttaatttttcctcaaaaaacaaaaatcaagtttAATTTGTATACAATAATACATAGTTAGTATTAGTAAAAacaaacatttgatttttcaactaaacatcaaatactgccaatactagaatgataaatGTTTCAGCCAGTACATTATTTGAAAAGAATGGTGAAGAACAAGAGGAGGCTCACCACGAAACATTGGTGTGATGGATCTTAACAGACTGTGATTGTGTTTGGACTTGGCAAGGGTGGCAAGACAAAATGACCTCAGATTGACTAGGCCATAAGAAAGGAAAGAGGGAGGAGTTCTTTTGcaattttgatataaaattatcagataaagaaataataatagttCAAAGAAATTGTGTACCATATCATAGATCACCTTTTCAGTCAACCAATAAAAGTGATCCAAAGTAGAGGCCGCATGATGAATAAACTCATTATAAAAGAGAAGGCTGCACTGCAGCATACACGTATTATGCTATtgtacaacaacaacaaggatTTAAACAAATGTAGTTTGAGAATACAATACAAGCAAATCCACACATGCAGTCTCACAAGGAAGCttatcaacaataaatatgtaaaaaccATTATAGTTtttagctttagtaaaaaaaataaaaatacccaGTTTAGCCAGTATATGAACGCATACTATTAAATTGTCCGTCAAATTTACGTTGTAGCCTTGTAGGTTGACAAGTATCAGCTTGTTCCATAATCCAAAGATTCCCACCTGAAAGGTCGGAATATATACAGAACTTCCGGCGAGCTTTTGAATAGAAGAGCCACACAGACACAGACCGCTGCTATAGCCACCATTGACAGCATTGCAGGTCTGTATACGAAAGACTTTCGTACAGCAGTTCTACACGACAGCTTATGATCACAAAGTTTGCAGTCCTTTCGAACCTTTTTAACTTCAGCATTTCCAATCTGAAAGGTAGTGCACGATTCATCTTTCTTCTGGCTTGTGTCGAACTTTGTCGGAATGCTAGGAATATCAACCACCACGTGAGCCCCTCCTTGGCTCTTGTTGATTTTCTTTTGCACCAAATGAATGTAAGTATAATGACCACGTAATCGTGCATAATCCTCAGGTGTTGACCCTGTGCTGTCGCGAGCACTA containing:
- the LOC11435308 gene encoding S-adenosylmethionine synthase → MAETFLFTSESVNEGHPDKLCDQISDAVLDACLEQDPDSKVACETCTKTNMVMVFGEITTKANVDYEKIVRDTCRTIGFISDDVGLDADKCKVLVNIEQQSPDIAQGVHGHFTKRPEEVGAGDQGHMFGYATDETPELMPLTHVLATKLGSRLTEVRKNGTCAWLRPDGKTQVTIEYYNENGAMVPVRVHTVLISTQHDETVSNDQIAADLKEHVIKPVIPEKYLDEKTIFHLNPSGRFVIGGPHGDAGLTGRKIIIDTYGGWGAHGGGAFSGKDPTKVDRSGAYVVRQAAKSIVANGLARRCIVQVSYAIGVPEPLSVFVDSYGTGKIPDREILQIVKENFDFRPGMITINLDLKRGGNSRFLKTAAYGHFGRDDPDFTWEVVKPLKWEKPQA